The nucleotide sequence CAACATGCCATCGACAGCATCTTTGGCACGTTTTACACGCAGGTGCTCTTTGCTGACTACGAATGGCAGGCGCACCAACTCGTCGAGAGCGGGAAGCCGGTGACGCCCGATTCACTGTCGGAGATCTATGCTGGTTTGCTCGATGCCTACTACGGTGATGCGGTCGAAAAAGATGAGCTGTATCGCTTCACGTGGACGCGCATTCCGCATTTCTTCAATTCGCCGTATTATGTTTACAAATACGCCACCTGTTTCGCGTCTTCGGCGAAGTTGTTCAAAGACATGACCACCGGAACCAAAGATGAGCAGGCGGAGGCCAGGGGGCGTTATCTTACTTTGCTGCGCAGCGGCGGTAATGACCAACCCATGGAGCAGCTTCGCAAAGCCGGGGTGGATTTGGATCGTCGTGAAACGATCCAAGCTGTTGTCGAACAAATGACCGAACTCGTGGGCCGACTCGAAACGGAAGCGGCTAAAATCTCGGCTCAGAAATAGGAGAGGGTCGTGTCTTCCCAGCCACCACGGTGGGCACGAGAAAAGCGGCGACCTCGAGGGGTCGCCGTTTTGGTAAACGAGGGCACTGAGAAAACGGGCTTCGTTTTCTCGGTGTATGGAATCCTCGACCATTTGAACGCACCAACCCTGAAGGGTTTCCGAGCAAGTGACTCCTCATTGGTCCGGTTTACCCGAGATTAACCTGGAGAGTGACTGCCGACACCCCGCAGTTCCCGAACTGCTCCAGTTGTTGACGCCAGGAAGTCTGCGTCGGAGCGATTCTTGGCATCCTGGGGATCGATCCGGCTAGTGGTTAGGATTTCGGTCTAAAATCCACCGTTGTGCACCCGCAAGGGGAATACCGTGTTTTGCGCATATGTAAGTTGTTGCGATTGCCCCTCCATTTGGGTCGCGATCGCCGGGGCATGCGGTTCGTCGGGCGCGGAGTGTTCCAGTGATTTCCATGGTCGATGCGTATCGGAGGCACTGAAATTGGAACAGCTTGTGGTGAGGTCCTAACCTGCTCCGGAGCTGTCGGCGCAGGAATTGACTTTAGTTGAGGGGGAAACTGCTTCGTTGAAGGGGCTGGGTGGAGCCGAGCAATGCGTTTTCCTGTCTCAAAGGGGAGAACTTACTTTTGTAGACGACTATCCGCATGAAGCGCACACCATTGAATTTTAGCGTAGCTGGTGGCGACGCAGTCTGGGTCTAGTTATCATCAGCCTCCTATTCCCCTTAGCCGGTTCCAAGCGGGGCGGATAGCCATCATCCCAGAAATTTTCCATTTGCGGGGATCAGTCATGGATCTCAATTCGGCAGCAGCTTTTTGACGGCACTAGTCAGGCATAAGCAGAGAGGGTGTCTTAGGGTTAGGCGGCGCGGCTACTGTTACCGTGGGTTCGTGGGCATTCTGACGCGGATGAGAAAGGTGGCTCGTCTTGGATGTTTCTCGAAATTAGCGGCAGCTGGCCTGTCTCGAACCTTTCTCTGAGCCTCAGGAGTTGGAGGAAGCCAAGGGGTGACAGGCACGACCCGGAGTTCAGCCGCGATTCAAACATCAAATTTGTATCTAATAAATAACTACAAATGGAGTCTGGCAGGGTGTCTGTGACTTTACTCAAAAAATAAAATCTCACATCATGCTGGATATGAGCAATTAACGAATTTAGACGGAATTTCCGTAAGAAAGTTCTTGAAGGCGTGCGTGGGATTTCCATGTTTCGGCCTCCCATCGCTGACCCGGGTCGCCCCGGACGGTGAAGGGGAGTTCATTGAAAGGCTTTTAAGAAATCACTCGAAAATAACTTTTTGAAAATAATTCAAAAAGAAGTTGACGAGAGGATTTCAAAATGGCCTGATTGAACTCTTTCCCCCTGAAAAGGAGGAGCTCTTTGAAAGTTACTTTGTACGATTGATTGGGACCCCCAATCAACATATTCCAAATATTAAAAAACATTGGTAAATTACTTCGGTAATTTGCCAGTAGTTCATGAATCACTAGGTTCTGAACTCTTTTCGGAGAGTTTGATCCTGGCTCAGAATGAACGCTGGCGGCGTGGTTAAGACATGCAAGTCGAACGGGGTTTTTACTAGTAGCAATACCTGTGAAAACCTAGTGGCAGACGGGTGCGTAACACGTGAACAATCTACCTCTTAGTGGGGAATAATTCACCGAAAGGTGTACTAATACCGCATATGGTGGCTTTTCGCATGAAAAGCTTACCAAAGCTGGGGATCGTAAGACCTGGCGCTAGGAGAGGAGTTCGCGGCCTATCAGCTTGTTGGTGAGGTAACGGCTCACCAAGGCTAAGACGGGTAGCTGGTCTGAGAGGATGATCAGCCACACTGGAACTGAGACACGGTCCAGACACCTACGGGTGGCAGCAGTTTCGAATCATTCACAATGGGCGAAAGCCTGATGGTGCAACGCCGCGTGGGGGATGAAGGCCTTAGGGTTGTAAACCTCTGTCACCAGGGAAGAAACGTTATATATTAATAGTATATAGCCTGACTTAACCTGGAGAGGAAGCAGTGGCTAACTCCGTGCCAGCAGCCGCGGTAATACGGAGACTGCAAGCGTTATTCGGATTCACTGGGCGTAAAGGGTGCGCAGGCGGTTATGTGTGTCAGGTGTGAAATCTCGGAGCTCAACTCCGAAACTGCGCCTGAAACTACATGACTAGAGTATCGGAGAGGTGAGCGGAATTCATGGTGTAGCAGTGAAATGCGTAGATATCATGAGGAACACCAGAGGCGAAGGCGGCTCACTGGACGATTACTGACGCTCAGGCACGAAAGCATGGGTAGCGAAAGGGATTAGATACCCCTGTAGTCCATGCCGTAAACGTTGTATACTAGGTCTTGGAGGATTCGACCCCTTCAGGGCCCAAGCTAACGCGATAAGTATACCGCCTGAGGACTACGGCCGCAAGGCTAAAACTCAAAGGAATTGACGGGGGCCCGCACAAGCGGTGGAGCATGTGGCTTAATTCGATGCAACGCGAAGAACCTTACCAAGCCTTGACATGTACTGGACCGACCTTGAAAGGGGTCTTTCCTTCGGGACCGGTACACAGGTGCTGCATGGCTGTCGTCAGCTCGTGTCGTGAGATGTTGCGTTAAGTCGCGCAACGAGCGCAACCCCTGTCCTTAGTTGCCAGCATTCGGTTGGGCACTCTAGGGAGACAAACCCTCTTTGAGGGTGGGAAGGTGGGGACGACGTCAAGTCAGGATGGCCCTTACGGCTTGGGCTGCACACGTGCTACAATGCCCGGTACAGAGGGAAGCAATACCGCGAGGTGGAGCAAATCCTTAAAACCGGGCCCAGTTCGGATTGTAGTCTGCAACTCGACTACATGAAGTTGGAATCGCTAGTAATGGCGTATCAGCTACGACGCCGTGAATACGTTCCCGGGCCTTGTACACACCGCCCGTCACGTCATGAAAGCCGGTTTTGCCCGAAGTGCGTTTGCCAACCAGCAATGGAGGCGACGTCCTAAGGTGAGGCTGGTGATTGGGACGAAGTCGTAACAAGGTAGCCGTAGGGGAACCTGCGGCTGGATCACCTCCTTTCTAAGGAGACGGTTTAATTATACTTCGGTATAAAAGACCGATGGTCGAAATACAAGTCTCCGGACTTGTATGGGTCTCAGTTGATCGTACAAAGTAATTTTCAAACGAGTATTTCGTTCTTTCTCTTCAATTTCTATATCGACCGATAATGGGGTCGTAGCTCAGTTGGCAGAGCATCTGCTTTGCAAGCAGGCGGTCGCCGGTTCGAATCCGGCCGGCTCCACCATCGATACTACGACTAATTATTAGTTTGATATCCAATGTCGGGCTCATAGCTCAGTTGGTTAGAGCACACGCTTGATAAGCGTGGGGTCGATGGTTCAAATCCATCTGGGCCCACCATGGTTATGTGACCATACGGTTGGACGGAAGGCATTGAAGATGAACAATTTTTGTTCTTTGACAGTTCAGGATTATATATCCAAATATAATTTAAATTAAATATGTGTAAGTGGGTAAGATAAACGCCTAGAATAACGAGCGTTTGCATAAACCAGTTACAGCCATTGGTGGATGCCTTGGCGTCATATGGCGATGAAGGACGCAGCAAGCTGCGATAAGCTTCGGGGAGCGGCACGCACGCTTTGATCCGGAGATTTCCGAATGGGGAAACCCAATGCCGGTAATGCGGCATTACTCCCAGCTGAATATATAGGCTGGGTAGAGCGACACGCGGTGAAGTGAAACATCTCAGTAACCGTAGGAACAGAAAGAGAATCGATTCCGTAAGTAGCGGCGAGCGAAAGCGGAACAGCCCAAACCAGAAGGATTTATCCTTTTGGGGTTGTAGGACCACAACATGGGGAGCAACGGCTAGAAGAACACTCTGGAAAGAGTGACCAAAGAGGGTGACAGTCCCGTAATCGAAAGCCCGCGCCGACCTAGTGGTATCCTGAGTAGCACCGGACACGTGAAACCCGGTGTGAATCTGCGCCGACCACGGCGTAAGGCTAAATACAATATGACGACCGACAGTGAACTAGTACCGCGAGGGAAAGGTGAAAAGCACCCCTGTTAGGGGAGTGAAATAGTAACTGAAACCGATGGCTAACAAATCAGTAGGAGCTCCCTTGTGGAGTGACTGCCTGCCTTTTGTATAATGAGTCTGCGAGTTAATGTCCGTAGCAAGCCTAAGCCGCTCAGCGGTGGAGGCGCAGCGAAAGCGAGTCTGAATAGGGCGTTCAGTTGCTGGCATTAGACCCGAAGGGGAGGTGATCTAACCATGACCAGGTTGAAGCGTTAGTAAAATAACGTGGAGGACCGAACCGGTGTATCTTGAGAAATGCTCGGATGAGTTGTGGTTAGGAGCGAAAGACTAATCAAACCCCCTGATAGCTGGTTCTTTCCGAAATATATTGAGGTATAGCGTCGAGCGCTGACCTGTGGAGGTAGAGCACTGAATAAGCTAGGGCCCCTACCGGGGTACTGAACTTTATCAAACTCCGAATGCCACAGGGTGAAGCTCGGCAGTCAGACAGTGGGTGCTAACGTCCATTGTCGAGAGGGAAACAACCCAGACCATCGATTAAGGTCCCTAAATATGGCTCAGTGGTAAAGGATGTGATTTTACTTAGACAATGGGGATGTTGGCTTAGAGGCAGCCACCATTTAAACAGTGCGTAATAGCTGACCCATCGAGTGAAATTGCGCCGAAAATGATCGGGACTTAAGCCATATACCGAAATCGTGGATTTCAGATCTTTAGATCTGGAGTAGTAGGAAAGCGTTCCAAGTGCAGCGAAGGAGAAGGGGCAACCGATTCTGGAGCGCTTGGAAGTGAGAATGCAGACATGAGTAACGATAAAGATGGTTAAATTCCATCTCGCCGTAAGGATAAGGTTTCCTGGGGAAGGTTCGTCCGCCCAGGGTTAGCCGGGAGCTAAGACGAGGCCGTAAGGAGTAGTCGATGCACAGGAGGTTAATATTCCTCCGCCGGCTTGCAACTATCCCTAGAGTGCTGATCGAGGGACCCTACAGACCTGTTATGACAAGGCACTGCAAAGCTACGGCTGAGTGGGTGTAGGGAAACAAGGTTACAAGAAAAGCTCTAGGATTACTATGCAGGTCGCCCGTACCGCAAACCGACACAGGTATCCGGGATGAGTATTCTAAGGCGCGCGAGTTAAATCTCTCTAAGGAACTCGGCAAATTAGCCCCGTATCTTCGGTATAAGGGGTGCCCTCTTCGGAGGGTCGCAGTTAATAGCGTCAACCGACTGTTTAGCAAAAACACAGCTCTCTGCTAAGTCGCAAGACGACGTATAGGGAGTGACACGTGACCAATGCGAAAAGGTGAAAACCTGAGGTGCAAGCTTCGGGTCTAAGCCCTCGTGAATGTCGGCCGTAACTATAACGGTCCTAAGGTAGCGAAATTCCTTGTCGGGTAAGTTCCGACCCGCACGAATCGTGTAACGAGTTGACGACTGTCTCGGAGAGATGCTCGGTGAAATTGTAGTAGCGGTGAAGATGCCGCTTACCCGCAGCAGGACGGAAAGACCCTATGCACCTTTACTGTAAGCTGTTATTGTCGCTTGATTTTCATTGCGTAGAATAGGTGGGAGACGTTGATACTTCACTCCAGGGTGAAGAGGAGTCACAATGTGAAATACCACTCTTTGTTGGTTAGGCGTCTAACCTCTTTCCATTATCTGGAGGAGGGACAGTGATAGCAGGTCAGTTTTACTGGGGCGGTATCCTCCCAAAAAGTAACGGAGGATTTCGAAGGTTCCCTCAGCCCGGTCGGTAATCGGGCTATAGAGCACATGAGTATAAGGGAGCTTTACTGTGAGACCTACAAGTCGAGCAGTTGCGAAAGCAGGATCAAGTGATCCGGTGGTTGAATGTGGAATCGCCATCGCTCATAGGACAAAAGGTACGCTAGGGATAACAGGCTGATCGCGCCCAAGCGTTCACAGCGACGGCGCGGTTTGGCACCTCGATGTCGGCTCATCACATCCTGGGGCTGGAGAAGGTCCCAAGGGTTCGGCTGTTCGCCGATTAAAGTGGTACGCGAGCTGGGTTCAGAACGTCGTGAGACAGTTCGGTCCTCTATCCGCTGTGGGCGTTTGAGACTTGAGGGGTTCATTCTCTAGTACGAGAGGACCGAGAATGACGAACCTCTGGTGTTCCGGTTATCACGTCAGTGGTAGCGCCGGGTAGCTAAGTTCGGAAAAGATAAGCGCTGAAAGCATCTAAGCGCCAAGCTGTTCCCAAGATAAGGTCTCAATCTGACTTCGGTCAGTGCAGGGTCCGGGTAGACCACCCGGTTGATAGGGCACAAGTGTAAGCATGGTAACATGTTCAGCGTAGTGCTACTAATGACCCTGCCGGTTTATGCAAATATAGCGCTTGTTGTTCTTAGGCGTTTATTTCACCTACTTACAGAAATTTAATTTAATCTGAACTGATACAATTACCCAATCATCGATTGGGTTCCCCTTCCTGGTGGTCATATGCCGGGGGCTCCACCCGTTCCCATCCCGAACACGGCCGTTAAGCCCCGAGCAGCTGATGGTAGTTGGACGTAAGGTCCCGCGAGAGTAAGTTGTCGCCAGGTTTTTGACCCGGATGTTGCGAAAGCAGCGTCCGGGTCTTCTTGTATTCGCACTCGGAGCTTCGCTAAAATACCGCTTTCAAGATCGAAGTCTTATTTCGCTTCTAGAAATACTTTAATTGCGTCTGCACATTTGAGGCCATCCATCGCAGCACTTACGATTCCGCCTGCAAATCCCGCTCCTTCTCCGCACGGATATAATCCTTTAAGTTGATCGTTTTGAAGGGTCTGACTATTTCGTGGGATTCGGACTGGTGAACTCGTGCGCGTTTCAAATCCTATGAGTTGGCATTCGTCTGAGACATATCCCGGCATGCTTTGAGCAAATTTTTTCAATCCTTGCTGCAGACGCCAGGTGATAGCATTGGGAAGGATCTTATCAATCCGTGCAGCTGTCAGACCTGGAAAATAGCTGGTTGGGATTAGTTCGTTAGATGATTTGTTTTCTAGAAAATCCCTAACAAGTTGTCCGGGAGCTTTTTGTCCGCCTCCGCCAGAGTCTTTAGCGGAAATTTCCAATGCTTTTTGATAAGCGACACCAGCGAGCACACCGTGAAGCTCCTGAAAGCTATTGGTATCTTCGGGTTCTACGGTAACCACCAACCCGCTATTGGCGAAGGGCGAGTCTCGTCGTGAGAGACTCATTCCATTTACCACAACTTCGTCATTTTCGGTCGCTGCTGGAACGATGAATCCACCAGGGCACATGCAAAATGAATGCACGCCTCGATTTTTTATTTTGGTGGCAAGGCGGTAACTCGCCGCGGGGAGCATCTCGTCGCGAGTTTGATTGCGCGGGTAATGGTATTGTTGCGAATCAATGAAGCTTTGAGAGTGTTCGATTCTGACTCCGACCGCGAATGGTTTGGGTTCTAACACAATTTGTTCATCGCGCAGCAATCGATAAATGTCTCGGGCACTGTGTCCGGTGGCCAGAACTACGGCTTCACCTAAAATTTCGGTTTGGTTGGAATCGGTGACTCCTATAATTCGGTCCGCCCGACACAAAAGTCCGGTTACTTTGGTTTGAAACCTTACCTCACCGCCGGCCGCGATGATGCTTTTCCGCATCGCCATGACGACGCTGGGCAAAAGGTTCGATCCGATGTGTGGGTGTGAATCCACAAGAATTCTGTCAGGCGCACCATGTGCGACGAATGTTTCGTAAATTTGAGCAACGGGTCCTCGCTTAGTTGCTCTAGTGTAGAGTTTACCGTCAGAAAATGTTCCCGCGCCGCCTTCCCCGAAACAGTAGTTCGAATCTTCCACGATGGTTCCTTTTCGCAGAATAGGAGCTAGGTCGAACCGTCGACTGGAGGCATCTTTTCCACGTTCAATCACGATGGGTTTGATGCCCGACTCGATGAGCCGGAGGGCGGCGAATAGCCCTGCCGGTCCGGCTCCGACCACAATTACTCGCGGTGCGTCGTCTGCGACATCGGGGTAATGAGGCGAGGGGAGTGATTCCTCTTTTAGTGGTCCATCGATGGCGACTTCGAATCGGAGCAAGACTTTGATATCCTTCTTGCGGGCATCAATTGAGTGTTTGCGCAGTTTCGTGCCCTTGATGCGAGCTGGTGAAATTCCCAACTTGCGTGCAATCGCTGCCGTTTGAGCATCTCGGTTCTCGGACTTCGCCAAGGGCAGAATGACATCGATAAGTTCCTGACGGGTCGTCGTATGCAATTTAGTAGATTTGAGTTTGTGGATTCTGTTTTCCGTGTCGTGAAACGAATTCAAACGGAGAAACTGGCCGAAATGTTATTTTTGAAAGAATCAGCCGAAGTCAGGCGTTTCAGTAACCATGGCTCATCTCCAAGCAACCGTTCCGATGAATTTCCGGCCACACTTGGCGAGAACTTTCGCTCCAGAGGAACTCTGGTTTCGGGAACTTATGGAAGCGGACTCGGCGGTGCGACCGTTTTTGCTGAAGCAATGGCTGCAGGAAAATCCAGAATGCGGGAAAAGGGTGGAAATGCTGTGGCGGGCTTTTGGCGAAAGCGGAGAGTCTTAGGGAATGGCCCGCTTGTTCCGTGAACCGGAAATCAAGCGACGGGGCGCCGGAGAATACGGGTCTCCATCAATTTCGACCTCGGGGAGCATCTAATATCCATCGTTTTGTGGGGTTGGCCTTTGCTTCTTCCGCGCGAATGGCGTCTTAAGTTAATGTGGCCAACAGACTGTCTCGATCTCTCTCTCCCTACCTACAACAACATGCGGAAAATGAAGTTGATTGGTTTGAATGGGGCGCGGAGGCGTTCGAATATGCGCAAAGTTCCGGGAAACCGATATTTCTGAGCATCGGCTATTCGGCCTGTCATTGGTGCCACGTCATGGCGCGCGAGTCGTTTTCAAACAGCGCGGTGGCCGCTCAATTGAATGCGAATTTTGTTTCAATCAAACTCGATCGAGAGGAGCGCCCGGAAGTTGATCGGATCTATATGTCCTACGTTCAGGCGGTTTCCGGACATGGAGGTTGGCCGTTGTCGGTTTGGCTGACGCCGGAGTTGAAGCCTTTTTTTGGTGGAACGTATTTTCCGCCCGAGGAAAAAGCGGGGCGGCCCGGGTTCCGCACAGTTTTGGACTCAATTGCTCGCGGTTGGGCGGAGGATCGAGAAAAGGTTGTGGCGGAAAGTGAGCGCGTCGTTCGATCACTGATTTCCCATCATGAGGAGGCCCCGCTGGGGGATGCGTTGCCTGATTTCACGGAGCCGGCCGGGGAGGCTTACGAGCAATGCTACACCTATTTGTTCGAAAATTTCGATGCAGCGTCTGGTGGCTTCGGAGGTGCTCCTAAGTTTCCCCGCCCCGCCAATCTCACTTTCCTTACTCGTTGT is from Synoicihabitans lomoniglobus and encodes:
- a CDS encoding NAD(P)/FAD-dependent oxidoreductase, which codes for MHTTTRQELIDVILPLAKSENRDAQTAAIARKLGISPARIKGTKLRKHSIDARKKDIKVLLRFEVAIDGPLKEESLPSPHYPDVADDAPRVIVVGAGPAGLFAALRLIESGIKPIVIERGKDASSRRFDLAPILRKGTIVEDSNYCFGEGGAGTFSDGKLYTRATKRGPVAQIYETFVAHGAPDRILVDSHPHIGSNLLPSVVMAMRKSIIAAGGEVRFQTKVTGLLCRADRIIGVTDSNQTEILGEAVVLATGHSARDIYRLLRDEQIVLEPKPFAVGVRIEHSQSFIDSQQYHYPRNQTRDEMLPAASYRLATKIKNRGVHSFCMCPGGFIVPAATENDEVVVNGMSLSRRDSPFANSGLVVTVEPEDTNSFQELHGVLAGVAYQKALEISAKDSGGGGQKAPGQLVRDFLENKSSNELIPTSYFPGLTAARIDKILPNAITWRLQQGLKKFAQSMPGYVSDECQLIGFETRTSSPVRIPRNSQTLQNDQLKGLYPCGEGAGFAGGIVSAAMDGLKCADAIKVFLEAK